A genomic stretch from Solanum stenotomum isolate F172 chromosome 8, ASM1918654v1, whole genome shotgun sequence includes:
- the LOC125873660 gene encoding homeobox-leucine zipper protein ANTHOCYANINLESS 2-like, protein MEGHSDMNERKESLINVVIGGSGEEEIERSSIGDNITGGASVDEHGESSSKRKKPIRHNADQIQELELFFKKNSLPNKKVRLELATKLSMDINQLQLDLYENKTLKQENHKLRIENIVMKEALENSIHDNCKESIDENQIKIEHDQLEDEVKRLTAQAYKLSLFNKDVVQDKMVLLNLAMDALNELFRLYENDKPLWVSSLDGGGETLNIKEYAQLFTPLIGTKPEHFTTEATRASGTVADTSLALVNTLMDKRQWVEMFPCIVGKTYTTDVISTGMGGNKSGSLLLIKTELQIISDLVFVREVQFLRFCKKHAEGVWAIVDVSVDTIQEGLEESEIENCRRLPSGCILQDMPNGYCQVTWIEHMEYNENLVHNWYRPLIKSGLGFGAQRWMATLQRQYQFLKVMKSIIDPIVDLSGERGIRMLAQRMTHNFCAGVCATAHYWEIIQLANEENSKLMMRKNINDLGESTGVVLSATKTIWVPVKHQHLFKFLTNKKIRSLWDVLSNTCPMKRMINISKGQTVDSNISLFFPHGDDSGANRVILQDTCMDATGSLLVYATIDSQEINTVMKGGDSSCVTLFSNGITIVPDCFQDFSTTNNYNVISGEMNNGFGGGSLMTISFQMVGNIFPATTLSIELVKEANTLISHTIHKIKSALKCK, encoded by the exons ATGGAAGGTCATAGTGACATGAATGAGAGAAAAGAAAGTTTGATTAATGTTGTGATAGGAGGATCTGGAGAGGAAGAAATAGAGAGAAGTTCTATCGGTGACAACATAACTGGTGGTGCATCTGTAGATGAACATGGTGAATCATCATCGAAGAGGAAGAAACCCATTAGGCATAATGCCGATCAGATTCAAGAGCTTGAACT gtttttcaaaaagaattcaCTTCCTAACAAAAAAGTACGACTAGAACTTGCAACAAAATTATCCATGGACATCAACCAG TTGCAATTGGATTTGTACGAAAATAAGACTCTAAAGCAAGAAAATCACAAGCTTCGCATAGAGAATATTGTAATGAAGGAAGCCCTAGAAAATTCAATTCATGACAATTGTAAAGAAAGCATTGATGAGAATCAAATAAAGATTGAGCATGACCAATTGGAAGATGAAGTTAAAAGGCTTACCGCCCAAGCGTACAAGTTAAGCTTATTTAATAAAGATGTAGTGCAGGATAAGATGGTGTTATTGAATCTTGCTATGGATGCCTTGAATGAGCTTTTTAGGCTGTATGAGAATGATAAACCTCTTTGGGTAAGCAGTTTGGATGGAGGTGGAGAAACGttaaatattaaagaatatgCTCAATTGTTTACCCCATTAATTGGCACGAAACCTGAGCATTTCACAACGGAAGCCACAAGGGCATCGGGTACAGTGGCTGACACCAGTTTGGCATTGGTGAATACACTAATGGATAAG AGGCAGTGGGTAGAGATGTTTCCATGCATAGTTGGAAAAACATATACTACTGATGTGATTTCCACTGGCATGGGTGGAAATAAGAGCGGTTCTCTGTTATTg ATTAAAACCGAATTGCAAATCATTTCTGACCTAGTTTTTGTTCGCGAAGTACAATTTCTTCGCTTTTGTAAGAAACATGCTGAAGGTGTCTGGGCTATCGTCGATGTGTCTGTTGACACAATTCAAGAAGGTTTAGAAGAGAGCGAAATTGAAAATTGTCGAAGGCTCCCATCTGGCTGTATTTTACAAGATATGCCAAATGGTTATTGCCag GTTACTTGGATTGAGCACATGGAATATAATGAAAATCTTGTCCACAATTGGTATCGCCCTTTGATAAAGAGTGGTCTGGGATTTGGTGCTCAAAGGTGGATGGCTACTTTGCAAAGACAATATCAGTTCTTGAAAGTGATGAAGTCAATTATTGATCCCATAG TTGATTTAAGTGGTGAGAGAGGTATAAGGATGTTGGCTCAACGCATGACGCATAATTTTTGTGCGGGGGTTTGTGCAACCGCTCACTATTGGGAAATAATTCAACTAGCAAATGAAGAAAATTCCAAATTAATGATGAGGAAGAATATTAATGACCTTGGTGAATCGACTGGTGTGGTGTTAAGTGCTACAAAGACAATCTGGGTACCAGTGAAACACCAGCATTTGTTCAAATTCCtcactaataaaaaaatacggAGCCTGTGGGATGTCTTGTCTAATACTTGTCCCATGAAACGAATGATCAATATTTCTAAGGGTCAAACTGTCGACAGTAACATTTCCCTCTTTTTTCCTCAT GGGGATGATTCTGGTGCTAATCGAGTGATCTTGCAAGATACTTGCATGGATGCAACTGGATCTCTTTTGGTTTATGCTACAATTGATTCACAAGAAATTAATACCGTGATGAAAGGGGGGGACTCTTCTTGTGTGACTCTCTTCTCAAATGGAATAACAATAGTCCCGGAttgttttcaagatttttctaCAACTAATAACTATAATGTTATTTCTGGGGAGATGAATAATGGGTTCGGTGGTGGATCGTTGATGACTATCAGCTTTCAAATGGTGGGGAACATCTTTCCAGCTACAACTCTTTCTATAGAGTTGGTCAAAGAAGCAAATACACTCATTTCACACACAATTCATAAGATCAAGAGTGCTCTTAAATGCAAGTAA